A single window of Salvia splendens isolate huo1 chromosome 6, SspV2, whole genome shotgun sequence DNA harbors:
- the LOC121806927 gene encoding probable indole-3-acetic acid-amido synthetase GH3.1, which produces MAVDSSPPPPPVNEKFTKSLEFIEEMTKNPDSVQESVLAEMLTQNAHTEYLQRFNLGGATDRESFKSKVPIVTYEDLQPEIQRIANGDRSPILCSYPISEFLTSSGTSGGERKLMPTIREEMDRRQLLYSLLMPVMNLYVPNLDKGKGLYFLFIKAETETPGGLVARPVLTSYYKSDQFKNRPVDPYNTYTSPDEAILCEDSVQSMYTQMLCGLLLREEVLRVGAVFASGLLRAIKFLTIHWRDLVLDISSGVLNPKITDVSIQKRMAGILKPDPALAGFITRECEAENWEKIIPRIWPNTKYLDVIVTGAMAQYIPMLDFYSGGLPQACTMYASSECYFGLNMKPMTKPSEVCYTIMPNMGYFEFLPHPPETEQVQSQAVELADVEVGKEYELVVSTYSGLCRYRVGDVLKVTGHHNSAPQFKFVRRKNVLLSIDADKTDELELQRAVENAAELLREIRSSVVEFTSYADAGSIPGHYVVYWELSGGAPGGEVMERCCHLMEESMNTVYRQCRVADNSVGPLEIRVVRAGTFEELMDYAIWRGASINQYKAPRCVSYTPIVELLDARVVSAHFSPAPPRWTPERRG; this is translated from the exons ATGGCCGTTGACTCCTCTCCCCCGCCGCCGCCGGTCAACGAGAAATTCACTAAGAGCCTCGAATTTATCGAGGAGATGACCAAGAATCCGGATTCCGTGCAAGAAAGTGTGCTGGCCGAGATGCTCACCCAAAATGCGCACACTGAATACCTCCAGCGCTTCAACCTCGGTGGCGCTACCGACCGCGAATCCTTCAAGTCAAAGGTTCCGATCGTGACGTACGAGGATCTCCAGCCCGAGATCCAGCGCATCGCCAACGGAGACCGCTCTCCTATCCTTTGCTCCTACCCCATCTCCGAGTTTCTTACTAG TTCTGGCACCTCAGGCGGGGAGAGGAAGCTGATGCCGACGATTCGCGAAGAGATGGACCGCCGACAGCTGTTGTACAGCCTTCTCATGCCGGTGATGAACTT ATATGTCCCCAACTTAGACAAAGGCAAAGGACTCTACTTCCTCTTCATCAAAGCCGAAACCGAGACCCCAGGCGGTCTGGTCGCCCGGCCGGTTCTCACGAGCTACTACAAGAGCGACCAGTTCAAGAACCGGCCGGTCGACCCATACAACACCTACACCAGCCCGGACGAGGCCATCCTCTGCGAGGACTCGGTCCAGAGCATGTACACGCAGATGCTCTGCGGCCTCCTCCTGCGCGAGGAGGTCCTCAGGGTCGGGGCCGTCTTCGCCTCAGGCCTCCTCCGCGCAATCAAGTTCCTGACCATTCATTGGCGCGATCTCGTCCTAGACATCTCGTCCGGGGTCCTAAACCCTAAAATCACTGACGTATCGATACAGAAACGGATGGCCGGGATTCTCAAACCCGACCCGGCTCTGGCCGGGTTCATCACCAGAGAGTGTGAAGCTGAAAATTGGGAAAAGATAATTCCTAGGATCTGGCCTAACACCAAATACCTGGATGTGATTGTGACCGGGGCCATGGCTCAGTACATCCcgatgctcgatttttacagcGGGGGCTTACCTCAGGCGTGCACGATGTACGCGTCGTCCGAGTGCTATTTCGGACTCAACATGAAGCCGATGACCAAGCCTTCGGAGGTTTGTTACACCATCATGCCCAACATGGGCTACTTTGAGTTCCTCCCCCACCCGCCCGAGACTGAACAAGTTCAGTCTCAGGCAGTGGAGCTTGCTGACGTGGAGGTGGGAAAAGAGTATGAGTTGGTTGTCAGCACCTACTCTGGGCTATGCCGCTACAGAGTAGGTGATGTTCTGAAAGTGACAGGTCACCACAACTCCGCGCCGCAGTTTAAATTCGTGCGGAGGAAAAACGTGCTCCTAAGCATCGACGCGGACAAGACGGACGAGCTGGAGCTGCAGAGGGCGGTGGAGAACGCGGCCGAGCTGCTGAGGGAGATTAGATCCTCTGTGGTCGAGTTCACGAGCTACGCGGACGCGGGGTCCATCCCGGGGCACTACGTGGTGTACTGGGAGCTGTCGGGTGGGGCCCCGGGCGGGGAGGTGATGGAGAGGTGCTGCCACCTGATGGAGGAGTCGATGAACACGGTGTACAGGCAGTGCCGGGTCGCGGACAACTCGGTGGGGCCGCTCGAGATCCGGGTGGTGAGGGCGGGCACGTTTGAGGAGCTCATGGACTACGCCATCTGGAGAGGCGCGTCGATTAATCAGTACAAGGCGCCGAGGTGCGTGAGCTACACGCCCATCGTGGAGCTGCTCGACGCCAGGGTCGTGTCCGCGCATTTCAGCCCCGCCCCGCCCCGCTGGACCCCGGAGAGGCGGGGATGA